In Methanobrevibacter ruminantium, a single window of DNA contains:
- a CDS encoding DMT family transporter: MKKIYLLLPIIAGIMFGSTGIFVRTLTENGVDSTTLLFLRFSIAILYIAIAIFLTDKSLLKINKEDIPLFVLCGLCILGLNLCYNSSINTVPLSLAAILLSTAPVFVLVLEYFLFKEKITSIKVLCVILVLIGCTLVTGLLEENSIDISWIGIIAGIGSAIFWAIYSVTSRKSIDMGRHTFTILLYSLITITIVTIPFTSFTQIANFVSLNPVPNVLFLLLHSLVSFALPYVFITISLNHMDAGTAVILSSGEPIAALAFGMIFYMEMPTVLMVCGVAITIVALILLSRSPANEV, translated from the coding sequence ATGAAGAAGATATACTTGCTTTTACCAATCATTGCAGGAATAATGTTTGGATCTACTGGAATATTTGTCAGAACATTAACTGAAAATGGAGTGGATTCAACCACATTGCTTTTTTTAAGATTTTCAATAGCTATTTTATACATAGCTATAGCAATATTCCTAACTGATAAAAGCCTATTGAAGATAAATAAAGAGGATATCCCATTATTTGTACTGTGTGGACTATGCATTCTCGGATTGAACTTATGTTACAATAGTTCAATCAATACTGTCCCATTATCCCTTGCAGCTATACTCTTAAGTACTGCACCTGTTTTTGTTTTGGTATTGGAATATTTCCTGTTTAAAGAAAAAATCACTTCAATTAAAGTATTATGCGTGATTCTTGTACTAATCGGATGTACATTGGTTACTGGACTTCTTGAGGAAAATTCAATTGACATTTCATGGATAGGAATAATTGCAGGTATTGGATCTGCAATTTTCTGGGCAATCTACTCAGTTACATCAAGGAAATCAATTGATATGGGAAGGCATACATTTACAATACTTTTATATTCATTGATTACAATCACAATAGTGACAATCCCATTTACCAGTTTCACTCAAATTGCTAATTTCGTTAGCTTGAATCCAGTTCCAAATGTATTATTCCTATTGTTGCATTCATTAGTCTCATTCGCATTGCCTTATGTATTCATTACTATTTCATTGAATCATATGGATGCGGGAACAGCAGTTATATTATCATCTGGAGAGCCAATAGCTGCTCTTGCATTTGGAATGATATTCTATATGGAAATGCCTACAGTACTAATGGTTTGTGGAGTAGCCATTACAATAGTGGCATTAATACTCTTAAGCAGAAGCCCTGCAAATGAGGTTTAA
- a CDS encoding transcription initiation factor IIB gives MIKGREMSVNESIIKNKASNCRTNFKNELGEKEYSNLIRKQSRRRRSSSFEDSEVQAVTCPVCGSTEFFMDTVRSEKSCKKCGLVVEENIIDSTFRGTARDKDGNFHGQNGAPKNMAIHDGGLSTTFDVNKGHLNDKTRWYRLRRLNNQARVSDSQSRNLARAFTELGVIVSNLSLSKDVRYESVNIYRNALDEDLIRGRSISKLLVATVYIACRLCKVPRTLDEVEKATGINQKTISKNYRFLARKLGIKLTPISPNDYIPRFASRLGLSSQVEVRSIEIINDAKDLGLTSGKDPASVAAATLYGTSMLFGERKTQTEIAKTLGVTEVTIRNRFKELNSKLDFV, from the coding sequence ATGATTAAAGGAAGAGAAATGAGCGTAAATGAATCTATTATTAAAAACAAAGCATCCAACTGTAGAACTAATTTTAAAAATGAACTTGGAGAAAAGGAATATTCCAATCTCATAAGGAAACAATCCAGACGTAGAAGATCTTCTAGCTTCGAAGACAGTGAAGTTCAAGCAGTCACTTGTCCAGTTTGTGGATCCACCGAGTTTTTCATGGACACAGTCCGTTCTGAAAAATCCTGTAAGAAATGTGGTTTGGTTGTTGAAGAGAACATTATCGATTCCACCTTTAGAGGAACCGCAAGAGATAAGGATGGTAATTTCCATGGTCAAAATGGTGCACCTAAGAACATGGCTATTCATGATGGTGGATTGTCCACCACTTTTGATGTCAATAAAGGACACTTGAATGACAAAACTAGATGGTACCGTTTAAGAAGATTGAATAACCAAGCTCGTGTAAGTGACTCTCAAAGTAGAAACTTGGCCAGGGCATTCACTGAATTGGGAGTGATCGTTTCCAATTTGTCCCTTTCAAAAGATGTAAGGTATGAATCTGTAAACATTTACAGAAATGCTTTGGATGAGGATTTAATCAGAGGCAGAAGCATTTCCAAACTTTTGGTTGCTACCGTCTACATTGCATGCAGACTCTGTAAAGTTCCACGTACTTTAGATGAAGTCGAGAAAGCTACTGGAATAAACCAAAAGACCATTAGTAAGAATTACAGGTTCTTAGCAAGGAAATTAGGTATTAAGTTAACTCCTATATCTCCGAATGATTACATTCCAAGATTTGCTAGCAGATTAGGATTATCTTCCCAAGTGGAAGTTAGATCCATTGAAATCATTAACGATGCAAAAGACTTGGGATTAACTTCAGGAAAAGATCCTGCAAGTGTTGCAGCTGCAACTTTGTACGGAACTTCCATGTTGTTTGGTGAACGTAAGACTCAAACTGAGATTGCAAAAACCCTTGGTGTAACTGAAGTTACCATTAGAAACAGATTTAAGGAATTAAACAGTAAATTAGACTTTGTATAA
- a CDS encoding beta-class carbonic anhydrase, whose translation MTILDGILEDNKKFVENFEGEEMSHHAQKKLAILTCMDCRLIDFFEPALGLKRGDAKIVRNAGNSIVGEDAIRSIGAALYNLGAEEVLVVGHTECGMAGADADALKEKMLARGIKEEDIAKYDLAEWIGGFESEEANVLDVVDKIKNHPLIPDVPVHGLIIDIVTGELKVLKEDY comes from the coding sequence ATGACTATATTGGATGGTATTTTAGAAGATAACAAGAAATTTGTCGAAAACTTTGAAGGGGAGGAAATGTCTCACCATGCACAAAAGAAGTTAGCTATTCTCACTTGTATGGATTGCAGATTAATCGACTTCTTTGAACCAGCTTTAGGACTTAAAAGAGGAGATGCAAAAATAGTCAGAAATGCAGGAAACTCCATTGTAGGAGAAGATGCAATCAGATCTATTGGTGCTGCATTGTACAATCTCGGTGCTGAAGAGGTATTGGTTGTAGGCCACACTGAATGTGGTATGGCTGGTGCTGATGCAGATGCATTGAAGGAAAAGATGCTTGCAAGAGGCATTAAAGAGGAAGACATTGCAAAATATGACTTGGCAGAATGGATTGGTGGATTTGAATCTGAAGAGGCAAATGTGCTTGATGTTGTTGACAAGATCAAAAATCACCCATTGATTCCAGATGTTCCAGTGCATGGTCTTATAATTGACATTGTAACTGGAGAATTAAAAGTCTTGAAAGAAGACTATTAA
- a CDS encoding Mrp/NBP35 family ATP-binding protein, with protein sequence MANNGHGHHGAANLTPEQQKQMIEQELRLFEHMKNIKYKIAVMSGKGGVGKSTVAANLAEAFQKKGLLTGILDADIHGPNIPKMLGVEGKDVMIEHGEMIPVMSNNGIKVMSMGFLIDSQDTPIIWRGPQKSGSIKQFMADTAWGDLDVLIIDNPPGTGDEPLTVLQSLPNVDAVIMVTTPNSLSQEDVLKCVGMVKMLNIEDIGLIENMSYYVCPHCGEKTNIFGESQGEKFATDMGVVYLGNLPLTEQVPESANQDSTMVNSYADSEVSQKFSEIIDNIRLAFLDDE encoded by the coding sequence ATGGCAAATAATGGACATGGACATCATGGAGCTGCAAATTTGACTCCTGAACAACAAAAGCAAATGATTGAACAGGAATTAAGGCTCTTTGAACATATGAAAAATATCAAATATAAAATAGCTGTTATGAGTGGAAAAGGTGGAGTAGGTAAATCCACAGTAGCCGCTAACTTGGCAGAAGCTTTCCAGAAAAAAGGATTATTAACTGGTATACTTGATGCAGACATTCACGGACCAAACATTCCTAAGATGTTGGGGGTTGAAGGTAAGGATGTTATGATTGAACATGGGGAAATGATTCCTGTAATGAGCAATAATGGAATCAAGGTCATGTCAATGGGATTCTTGATAGACTCTCAAGACACTCCAATCATTTGGAGAGGTCCTCAAAAATCAGGATCAATCAAGCAGTTCATGGCAGACACTGCATGGGGAGACCTTGATGTCTTGATTATTGACAATCCTCCTGGAACTGGTGACGAACCGTTGACTGTGCTTCAATCATTGCCTAATGTTGATGCAGTCATTATGGTAACCACACCAAATAGCCTATCACAGGAAGATGTATTGAAATGTGTAGGTATGGTTAAGATGCTAAACATTGAGGATATTGGACTTATTGAGAATATGTCCTATTATGTATGCCCTCATTGTGGTGAAAAAACCAATATATTTGGTGAGTCCCAAGGTGAAAAGTTTGCAACTGATATGGGAGTTGTTTATTTGGGCAATTTGCCTTTAACTGAACAGGTTCCGGAATCTGCAAATCAGGACAGCACTATGGTAAATAGTTATGCGGATTCTGAAGTCAGTCAAAAGTTTTCTGAAATAATTGACAATATCCGATTAGCATTTTTGGATGATGAATAA
- a CDS encoding transglutaminase domain-containing protein encodes MASVSASDASDINDNQNYLSENEDSVSDDLSSQYEDLSAIDSDSAEDGLEILNNTNSESNELSDATDSGSEDPVEPTKNSTSIVSSSSSVVNGYDYSVTLMDNNGNVLSGKDLIFTFNGKNYTKTTNSNGVAKLNINAKAGSYVIGVIFEGDELYENSSLSNSITVSKTPTTISSSTKDAVKGYSYSVVLKDKNGNVLASKPVTLTYNGKTYKLTTNSKGIVSFTITGTVGKTYKLTYKFAGDSYFAAYSGYMNLKVKKPTKIVGFNARIVKGAKYSVTLRDSSNKALSKKTVTITFNGKTYTRTTTTKGVVSLVLNVVPGKNYNINYKYAGSSYYAPSSKTVSVYIKTPTKLTNSGSSVGKGKYYYVTLKDYNGNVLSNKTVVLKYRGKTYKKTTNSKGVVSLKINSAIGYTYKLTYEYSGSIYYGSSSGSVNLKTKMATTLTGSSSIIVKGNAYNVTLKDGNGKALSKKTVTFVFNGNTYTRTTNSKGVASLTISSQAGKTYKLSYSYAGSSYYNRSSSGNINLAVKLSTSLKNSGNSIMNNSSYVVTLKDGDGNGISGKTLTFTLDGNTIKNTTDSKGQVHLLMSESSPRIVALTYKFDGDSLYSASSGSVNLDVKSDKVFTFNQIAQSASNLRSFVELKGYVPNNLSVNGITVNITSFAYLMAKSVENINNGKKLDVDVIAINSSYANGSCLSFNAALNKSDYLALANKLINFSINENRLPNTISTSEGLVSPDLYIFGLSKALDFYRINNRLPNYVTFNAEDVNGTPGSDVTKRENSSQYKKGLNEIQSLTSSQLAQYLVSSGNDALNSQIKTLANQLTSGKSSVWAKAEAIFNWVRDNIDYEYYANTKYKATGTLSNKRGNCCDHANLIVALCRAADIPARYSHGKNCKFSSGLVTGHVWAQIYVDGVWYSADATSSRNKLGNIQNWNTTSFDPHGQYVHLSF; translated from the coding sequence ATGGCATCAGTATCAGCAAGTGATGCAAGTGACATAAATGATAATCAGAATTATCTTTCAGAAAATGAGGATTCAGTGAGTGATGATTTAAGTAGTCAATATGAGGATTTATCTGCTATTGATTCCGATTCTGCAGAGGATGGTTTAGAAATATTAAACAATACTAATTCTGAATCTAATGAATTATCTGATGCTACTGATTCAGGCAGTGAAGACCCTGTTGAACCTACTAAAAACTCTACTTCCATTGTGAGTTCCAGTTCAAGTGTAGTTAACGGATATGATTATTCAGTCACTTTAATGGATAATAACGGAAACGTTTTATCTGGAAAAGATTTGATCTTCACATTCAATGGAAAAAATTATACTAAGACTACTAACTCTAATGGTGTTGCAAAATTAAATATTAATGCAAAAGCAGGTAGCTATGTAATTGGGGTTATTTTTGAAGGTGATGAATTGTATGAAAATTCATCATTATCAAATAGTATAACTGTTAGCAAGACTCCAACAACTATTTCAAGCTCCACTAAAGATGCAGTTAAAGGTTACTCCTATTCAGTAGTTTTAAAAGATAAAAATGGGAATGTATTAGCATCAAAACCAGTAACCCTTACTTATAATGGCAAGACTTATAAGTTAACTACCAATTCTAAAGGTATTGTTAGTTTCACTATTACAGGTACTGTAGGAAAAACTTATAAATTAACTTATAAATTTGCTGGAGATAGTTATTTTGCAGCATATTCAGGTTATATGAATCTTAAGGTCAAAAAGCCTACAAAAATAGTTGGATTTAATGCTCGTATAGTTAAAGGGGCTAAATATAGTGTTACTTTAAGAGATTCTAGTAATAAAGCTTTATCTAAAAAGACTGTTACTATTACATTCAATGGCAAGACTTATACTAGGACTACCACTACTAAAGGAGTTGTAAGTTTAGTTTTAAATGTGGTTCCTGGAAAAAATTATAATATAAATTATAAATATGCCGGCAGTTCTTATTATGCGCCATCTTCTAAAACAGTATCTGTATATATTAAAACCCCTACTAAATTAACCAATTCTGGTAGTTCTGTAGGTAAAGGAAAATATTATTACGTTACTTTGAAAGATTATAACGGCAATGTTTTATCTAATAAAACTGTAGTTCTTAAATACAGAGGAAAAACTTATAAGAAAACTACTAATTCCAAAGGGGTTGTTAGTTTAAAAATCAATTCCGCGATTGGTTATACTTATAAATTAACTTACGAATATTCTGGAAGCATTTATTATGGTTCTAGTTCCGGCTCAGTAAATCTTAAAACTAAGATGGCTACTACTTTAACCGGATCTTCTTCAATCATTGTTAAAGGAAATGCATACAATGTTACTTTAAAAGATGGAAATGGCAAAGCATTATCCAAAAAGACTGTGACTTTTGTCTTTAATGGCAATACTTATACTAGAACTACTAATTCTAAAGGTGTAGCTAGTTTAACTATTAGTTCTCAGGCAGGTAAAACTTATAAATTATCTTATAGTTATGCAGGAAGTTCCTATTATAACAGATCATCTTCTGGAAATATTAATTTGGCAGTAAAGCTTTCAACTTCACTTAAGAATTCCGGTAATTCCATTATGAATAACAGTTCTTATGTAGTGACCTTGAAAGATGGTGACGGTAATGGAATATCTGGCAAAACCCTGACATTTACTCTTGATGGGAATACCATCAAGAATACCACTGACTCCAAGGGTCAAGTTCATTTATTAATGTCAGAAAGTTCTCCTAGAATTGTTGCATTGACTTATAAGTTTGATGGTGATAGTCTATACTCTGCTTCATCAGGATCTGTCAATCTTGATGTTAAGTCAGACAAAGTTTTCACATTTAATCAGATTGCTCAATCAGCAAGTAATTTAAGGAGTTTTGTAGAGCTTAAGGGCTATGTTCCGAATAACCTTTCTGTAAATGGAATAACTGTTAATATTACCAGCTTTGCATATTTAATGGCTAAATCAGTGGAAAATATTAATAATGGTAAAAAACTTGATGTAGATGTTATTGCTATTAATTCCTCATATGCTAATGGAAGCTGTTTATCCTTTAATGCTGCTTTAAATAAAAGCGATTACCTTGCTTTAGCTAATAAATTAATTAATTTTTCAATTAATGAAAATAGGCTTCCAAACACTATAAGTACAAGTGAAGGTTTAGTGTCTCCTGATTTATACATATTTGGACTTTCAAAAGCTTTAGACTTTTATAGGATTAACAATAGGTTGCCAAATTATGTTACTTTCAATGCAGAGGATGTTAACGGTACACCTGGTTCAGATGTCACTAAAAGAGAAAATTCCTCACAATATAAGAAGGGTTTAAATGAGATACAGTCTTTAACTTCCTCTCAACTAGCACAATATTTGGTTTCTTCTGGAAATGATGCGCTAAATTCTCAAATCAAGACTTTGGCTAATCAATTGACTTCAGGAAAATCTAGTGTTTGGGCTAAAGCAGAGGCTATATTCAATTGGGTCAGAGATAATATAGACTATGAATATTATGCAAACACCAAGTATAAAGCAACAGGAACTTTAAGTAATAAGAGAGGTAACTGTTGTGACCATGCAAATTTGATTGTGGCTCTTTGTAGGGCAGCAGACATACCTGCTAGATATTCACATGGTAAGAACTGTAAATTCTCAAGTGGTTTGGTGACAGGTCATGTGTGGGCACAAATTTATGTTGATGGTGTCTGGTATTCTGCTGATGCAACAAGCAGCAGAAATAAATTAGGTAATATTCAGAATTGGAATACCACTTCATTTGACCCTCATGGTCAGTATGTCCATTTATCTTTCTAA
- a CDS encoding flavodoxin family protein, whose amino-acid sequence MKVLLINGSPHKEGCTFTALTEIKNQLEKEGVDSEIFWIGNKPVRGCIACLKCGHNNGKCAFDDDPANEIIDKLIESDGVIIGSPVYYAGPNGALCAILDRVFYAASANFKFKPGASIVSCRRGGASASFDRLNKYFTISNMPIVASQYWNSVHGNTPEEVKQDLEGLQTMRTLATNMAWILKSLENRELPKHEEEKQRTNFIR is encoded by the coding sequence ATGAAAGTTTTACTAATTAATGGAAGTCCTCATAAGGAAGGATGCACTTTTACAGCACTGACTGAAATCAAAAACCAATTGGAAAAAGAGGGTGTTGACAGTGAAATCTTCTGGATTGGAAACAAACCTGTTAGAGGTTGCATAGCTTGTCTCAAATGCGGTCATAACAATGGAAAATGTGCATTTGACGATGATCCAGCAAATGAAATAATTGATAAGCTAATAGAATCTGATGGAGTGATTATAGGTTCTCCAGTTTATTATGCTGGTCCTAATGGTGCATTATGCGCTATACTTGATAGGGTTTTCTATGCTGCAAGTGCTAACTTTAAATTCAAACCGGGAGCTTCTATCGTAAGCTGCCGTAGAGGCGGTGCAAGTGCAAGCTTTGACAGATTGAACAAGTACTTCACAATTTCAAATATGCCTATTGTTGCATCACAATATTGGAATAGTGTTCATGGAAACACTCCTGAAGAAGTCAAGCAAGATTTGGAAGGTCTCCAAACCATGAGAACATTGGCAACCAATATGGCTTGGATTTTAAAATCACTTGAAAATAGAGAATTGCCTAAGCATGAGGAAGAAAAACAAAGAACTAATTTTATTAGATAA